In Pseudomonas rhizosphaerae, one DNA window encodes the following:
- the acnB gene encoding bifunctional aconitate hydratase 2/2-methylisocitrate dehydratase has product MLEAYRKHIEERAAQGIVPQPLNAEQTAGLVELLKNPPAGEEAFLVDLITNRVPPGVDEAAYVKAGFLSAVAKGEATSPLIDSKRAVELLGTMQGGYNIATMVELLDDATLAPVAAEQLKFTLLMFDAFHDVAEKAKNGNAHAQGVLQSWADGEWFKKRPTLADKISLRVFKVTGETNTDDLSPAPDAWSRPDIPLHALAMLKMAREGIVPDVQGSIGPMKQIAQMYADGYPVAYVGDVVGTGSSRKSATNSVLWFFGTDIPYVPNKRAGGFCFGTKIAPIFYNTMEDAGALPIEFDVSNINMGDVIDLYPHQGKVCKHDSDEVITTFELKTPVLLDEVRAGGRIPLIVGRGLTDKARAELGLGPTDLFKLPEAPVDTGKGYTLAQKMVGKACGLPENQGVRPGTYCEPKMTTVGSQDTTGPMTRDELKDLACLGFSADLVMQSFCHTAAYPKPIDVTTHHTLPDFIRTRGGVSLRPGDGIIHSWLNRMLLPDTVGTGGDSHTRFPIGISFPAGSGLVAFAAATGVMPLDMPESVLVRFKGTMQPGITLRDLVHAIPYYAIQKGLLTVEKKGKINAFSGRILEIEGLNELTVEQAFELSDASAERSAAGCTIKLPEKAIAEYLKSNITLLRWMISEGYGDARTMERRAQAMEAWVANPQLLSADADAEYAEIIEIDLSDLKEPVLCAPNDPDDARLLSTVQGEKIDEVFIGSCMTNIGHFRAAGKLLDKVKGQLPTRLWLSPPTKMDAHQLTEEGYYGIYGKAGARMEMPGCSLCMGNQARVEPNSTVVSTSTRNFPNRLGDGANVYLASAELAAVASILGKLPTVEEYMEYAASIDSMAADVYRYLSFDQIAEFRDAAANANIPVVQA; this is encoded by the coding sequence GTGCTTGAAGCCTATCGCAAACACATCGAAGAGCGTGCCGCCCAGGGTATCGTGCCCCAGCCGCTTAACGCCGAACAAACCGCAGGCCTGGTCGAGCTGCTGAAGAACCCTCCCGCCGGCGAAGAAGCCTTCCTGGTCGACCTGATCACCAACCGCGTACCGCCAGGGGTGGACGAAGCCGCCTACGTCAAGGCCGGCTTCCTGTCCGCCGTGGCCAAGGGCGAAGCCACCTCGCCGCTGATCGACAGCAAGCGCGCCGTCGAACTGCTCGGCACCATGCAGGGCGGCTACAACATCGCCACCATGGTCGAACTGCTCGACGACGCCACCCTGGCGCCGGTAGCTGCCGAACAGCTCAAGTTCACCCTGCTGATGTTCGACGCCTTCCACGACGTCGCGGAAAAAGCCAAGAACGGCAATGCCCACGCTCAGGGCGTACTGCAATCCTGGGCCGACGGCGAGTGGTTCAAGAAGCGTCCGACCCTGGCCGACAAGATCAGCCTGCGCGTCTTCAAGGTCACCGGCGAAACCAACACCGACGACCTCTCCCCTGCACCCGACGCCTGGTCGCGCCCGGACATCCCGCTGCACGCCCTGGCCATGCTGAAGATGGCCCGCGAAGGCATCGTGCCCGACGTCCAGGGTTCGATCGGCCCGATGAAGCAGATTGCCCAGATGTACGCCGACGGCTACCCCGTCGCCTACGTGGGTGACGTGGTCGGTACCGGTTCGTCGCGTAAATCGGCCACCAACTCGGTGCTGTGGTTCTTCGGTACCGACATCCCGTACGTGCCGAACAAGCGCGCCGGTGGTTTCTGCTTCGGCACCAAGATCGCCCCGATCTTCTACAACACCATGGAAGACGCCGGCGCCCTGCCGATCGAGTTCGACGTGTCGAACATCAACATGGGCGACGTGATCGACCTGTACCCGCACCAGGGCAAGGTCTGCAAGCACGACAGCGACGAAGTGATCACCACCTTCGAGCTCAAGACCCCTGTACTGCTCGACGAAGTCCGCGCTGGCGGCCGCATTCCGCTGATCGTCGGCCGTGGCCTGACCGACAAGGCACGCGCCGAACTGGGCCTGGGCCCGACCGATCTGTTCAAGCTGCCAGAAGCCCCGGTCGATACCGGCAAGGGCTACACCCTGGCGCAGAAGATGGTCGGCAAGGCCTGTGGCCTGCCTGAGAACCAAGGCGTTCGTCCCGGCACCTACTGCGAGCCGAAGATGACCACCGTCGGCTCCCAGGACACCACCGGCCCGATGACCCGCGACGAGCTCAAGGACCTGGCCTGCCTGGGTTTCTCGGCCGACCTGGTCATGCAGTCCTTCTGCCACACCGCGGCCTATCCAAAGCCGATCGACGTGACCACCCACCACACCCTGCCGGATTTCATCCGCACCCGTGGCGGCGTGTCCCTGCGTCCAGGCGACGGCATCATCCACAGCTGGCTGAACCGCATGCTGCTGCCGGACACCGTCGGCACCGGTGGTGACTCGCACACCCGCTTCCCGATCGGCATCTCGTTCCCGGCCGGCTCAGGCCTGGTGGCTTTCGCCGCCGCCACCGGCGTCATGCCGCTGGACATGCCCGAGTCGGTCCTGGTGCGCTTCAAGGGCACCATGCAGCCGGGCATCACCCTGCGCGACCTGGTCCACGCGATTCCGTACTACGCCATCCAGAAAGGCCTGCTGACCGTCGAAAAGAAAGGCAAGATCAACGCCTTCTCGGGTCGCATCCTGGAAATCGAAGGCTTGAACGAGCTGACCGTCGAGCAGGCGTTCGAACTGTCCGACGCCTCGGCCGAACGCTCCGCCGCCGGTTGCACCATCAAGCTGCCGGAAAAGGCCATCGCCGAATACCTGAAGTCCAACATCACCCTGCTGCGCTGGATGATCAGCGAAGGCTACGGCGATGCGCGGACCATGGAACGTCGTGCCCAGGCCATGGAAGCGTGGGTCGCGAACCCGCAACTGCTGAGTGCCGATGCCGACGCCGAATACGCCGAAATCATCGAGATCGACCTGAGCGACCTGAAAGAGCCGGTCCTGTGCGCACCGAACGATCCGGACGATGCACGCCTGCTGTCCACCGTTCAGGGCGAGAAGATCGACGAAGTGTTCATCGGTTCGTGCATGACCAACATCGGTCACTTCCGCGCTGCCGGCAAGTTGCTCGACAAGGTCAAGGGCCAACTGCCGACCCGTCTGTGGCTGTCGCCACCGACCAAGATGGATGCCCATCAGCTGACCGAAGAAGGCTACTACGGCATCTACGGCAAGGCTGGCGCGCGCATGGAGATGCCAGGCTGCTCGCTGTGCATGGGTAACCAGGCACGCGTGGAACCCAACTCCACCGTGGTGTCGACTTCGACTCGTAACTTCCCGAACCGTCTGGGCGACGGTGCCAACGTGTACCTGGCGTCCGCCGAGCTGGCCGCCGTCGCGTCCATCCTGGGCAAGCTGCCAACGGTCGAGGAGTACATGGAGTACGCGGCCAGCATCGACAGCATGGCTGCCGATGTGTACCGCTACCTGAGCTTCGACCAGATCGCCGAGTTCCGCGATGCCGCGGCCAACGCGAACATTCCGGTGGTTCAGGCTTGA
- a CDS encoding DUF1289 domain-containing protein: MSNHSIKTPCVGLCSTVYGDLVCRGCKRYHHEVIHWNGYDEAQKRAVWVRLEQLLVQVMVAKLEVFDPLKLRQQLEQRKIRFVERQSEYCWAYQLIARGARVINNLEAYGLVLLPEFRDWDLPQLRDAIDREFFILSEAHYQRYIAPAFVRELSEQRII; the protein is encoded by the coding sequence ATGTCCAACCATTCCATCAAGACGCCCTGCGTGGGCTTGTGCTCGACCGTCTACGGCGACCTGGTGTGCCGCGGCTGCAAGCGCTACCACCATGAAGTCATCCATTGGAACGGCTATGACGAGGCGCAGAAACGCGCGGTGTGGGTCCGTCTGGAGCAGTTGCTGGTGCAGGTCATGGTGGCCAAGCTGGAAGTGTTCGACCCCTTGAAGCTGCGCCAACAACTGGAACAACGCAAGATCCGTTTCGTCGAGCGGCAGTCGGAATACTGCTGGGCCTACCAGTTGATCGCCCGTGGTGCCCGTGTGATCAACAACCTGGAAGCCTATGGGCTGGTGCTGCTGCCCGAGTTCCGCGATTGGGATCTGCCGCAACTGCGCGATGCCATCGATCGGGAATTCTTCATTCTGTCCGAGGCTCATTACCAACGTTATATCGCGCCGGCGTTCGTGCGCGAGTTGAGCGAACAGCGCATTATCTGA
- the pdxB gene encoding 4-phosphoerythronate dehydrogenase PdxB produces the protein MLIVADENIPLLDAFFEGFGEIRRYPGRSIDRAAVADADVLLVRSVTQVDRALLEGSKVRFVGTCTIGTDHLDLEHFAQAGIRWASAPGCNARGVVDYVLGSLLTLAEIEGLPLSERRYGIVGAGQVGGRLVQVLRGLGWDVQVCDPLREAQEAGDFVSLEHILEYCDVISLHTPLTRSGPHPTWHLFDDARLRALKPGTWLINAARGPVIDNAALGWVLLEREDLQAVLDVWEREPAVDPALAECCVIATPHIAGYSLDGRRRGTAQIYQALCGFLGRGVEIHLDDLLPKPWLREVGLSTDTDPAWALAMLCRGVYDPRRDDSDLRRSLGVDIARQRLAFDQLRKHYPPRREIEGLRVRIDGPAPALERIVTALGAVLV, from the coding sequence ATGCTCATAGTCGCCGACGAAAACATCCCGCTGCTCGACGCTTTCTTCGAAGGCTTTGGAGAAATCCGCCGCTACCCTGGCCGGTCCATCGATCGGGCGGCGGTTGCCGATGCCGATGTGCTGCTGGTGCGCTCGGTGACTCAGGTCGACCGTGCCCTGCTCGAGGGCAGCAAGGTGCGCTTCGTTGGCACCTGCACGATCGGCACCGACCATCTGGACCTCGAGCACTTCGCCCAAGCCGGTATCCGCTGGGCCAGCGCACCGGGCTGCAATGCCCGTGGTGTGGTCGACTACGTGCTGGGCAGCCTGCTGACCCTGGCCGAGATCGAAGGGCTGCCCCTGAGCGAGCGGCGTTACGGCATTGTCGGGGCCGGCCAGGTCGGCGGGCGCCTGGTCCAGGTGCTGCGCGGCCTGGGCTGGGACGTGCAGGTGTGCGACCCCTTGCGCGAGGCGCAAGAAGCCGGCGATTTCGTCAGCCTGGAGCACATCCTTGAATACTGCGACGTGATCAGCCTGCACACGCCGTTGACCCGCAGCGGCCCTCACCCGACCTGGCACCTGTTCGACGATGCGCGTCTGCGCGCTCTCAAGCCGGGCACCTGGCTGATCAATGCCGCGCGAGGCCCGGTGATCGACAATGCCGCGCTGGGCTGGGTCCTGCTGGAGCGTGAAGACCTGCAAGCGGTGCTCGACGTCTGGGAACGTGAACCTGCGGTCGATCCGGCGCTGGCCGAGTGCTGCGTCATCGCTACCCCACACATTGCCGGCTACAGCCTCGACGGCCGCCGCCGCGGCACGGCGCAGATCTACCAGGCGCTGTGCGGATTCCTCGGGCGCGGGGTCGAGATCCACTTGGACGACCTCTTGCCCAAGCCTTGGCTACGCGAAGTCGGCCTGAGCACCGACACCGACCCGGCCTGGGCGCTGGCCATGCTCTGTCGGGGTGTCTACGATCCCCGTCGCGACGATTCCGACTTGCGCCGAAGCCTGGGTGTCGACATCGCCCGGCAACGGCTGGCCTTCGACCAGTTGCGCAAGCACTACCCGCCACGCCGAGAGATCGAAGGTCTGCGGGTGCGCATCGACGGCCCTGCGCCTGCGCTGGAGCGCATCGTCACGGCCCTGGGCGCAGTGCTGGTCTAG
- a CDS encoding PA1571 family protein — translation MSSHDDTQKSIEVVRVHPHEPVGGSIIDEQGREVPITEDMVQDACRELEEHVVKPVGND, via the coding sequence ATGAGCTCGCATGACGACACGCAAAAGAGCATCGAAGTGGTACGCGTGCATCCCCACGAGCCCGTCGGTGGCTCGATCATCGATGAACAGGGACGCGAAGTGCCCATTACCGAAGACATGGTGCAGGACGCCTGTCGCGAACTGGAAGAACATGTGGTCAAGCCGGTCGGCAACGACTGA
- a CDS encoding ABC transporter ATP-binding protein/permease: MQLLSSSQRRGLRLAWRFVRPYRWQAFGALLALLVTAGITLSMGQGIRLLVDQGFMTQSAHLLNRSIAVFMVLVLALATGTFARFYLVSWIGERCVADIRKQVFDHLVHLHPAFYENNRSSEIQSRLTTDTALLQSVIGSSLSMFLRNLLMVIGGVVLLFVTNPKLTSIVVVALPLVLAPILMFGRQVRRLSRQSQDRIANVGSYVAETLTQIKTVQAYNHQAEDQRRFAVTVEQAFDTARQRIVQRAWLIALVIVLVLGAVAVMLWVGGMDVIGGRISAGELAAFVFYSLIVGSAFGTLSEVVGELQRAAGAAQRIAELLQARSDIQPPAAGLHQLPSRVTGALALQDVVFAYPTRIDAPAIQGMSLTVRPGETLALVGPSGAGKSTLFDLLLRFYDPQQGRLLIDGVDLREVDPQDLRRHFAIVSQTPALFFGSVEDNIRYGRADATAEQVEAAARIAHAHDFILQLPQGYQTPLGDAGMGLSGGQRQRLAIARALLVDAPILLLDEATSALDAQSEHLIQQAMPTLMQGRTTLVIAHRLATVQNADRIAVIDQGCLVALGTHAELVASNALYARLAHLQFGR; this comes from the coding sequence TTGCAGCTATTGTCTTCAAGTCAACGTCGTGGCTTGCGCCTGGCCTGGCGCTTCGTGCGTCCCTATCGATGGCAGGCATTCGGCGCGCTGCTTGCGCTGCTGGTCACCGCCGGTATCACCTTGTCCATGGGGCAGGGCATTCGACTGCTGGTCGACCAAGGCTTCATGACCCAGTCGGCGCACCTGCTCAACCGTTCCATCGCCGTGTTCATGGTCCTGGTGCTGGCCCTGGCCACGGGAACGTTCGCGCGCTTCTATTTGGTGTCGTGGATCGGCGAGCGCTGCGTCGCCGACATCCGCAAGCAGGTATTCGACCATCTGGTTCATCTGCACCCGGCGTTCTACGAGAACAACCGCAGTTCGGAAATCCAGTCTCGGCTGACCACCGACACGGCATTGCTGCAGTCGGTCATCGGCTCGTCGCTGTCGATGTTTCTGCGCAACCTGCTGATGGTGATCGGCGGGGTGGTGCTGCTGTTCGTCACCAACCCCAAGCTGACCAGCATCGTGGTGGTCGCCTTGCCGCTGGTGCTGGCGCCGATCCTGATGTTCGGACGCCAGGTGCGGCGCCTGTCGCGGCAAAGCCAGGACCGCATCGCCAACGTCGGCAGCTACGTTGCCGAAACCCTGACCCAGATCAAGACGGTACAGGCCTACAATCACCAGGCCGAAGACCAGCGGCGCTTCGCCGTCACCGTGGAGCAGGCCTTCGATACCGCCAGGCAGCGCATCGTCCAGCGCGCCTGGCTGATCGCACTGGTGATCGTGCTCGTACTGGGCGCCGTCGCGGTGATGCTGTGGGTAGGCGGCATGGACGTGATCGGCGGGCGCATTTCAGCGGGTGAACTGGCCGCGTTCGTTTTCTACAGCCTGATCGTGGGCAGCGCCTTCGGCACCCTCAGCGAGGTGGTCGGCGAGTTGCAGCGCGCCGCCGGTGCCGCCCAGCGCATCGCCGAGTTGTTGCAGGCACGCAGCGATATTCAGCCGCCTGCCGCCGGTTTGCATCAGTTGCCGTCGCGGGTGACAGGGGCGTTGGCCCTCCAGGACGTGGTCTTCGCCTATCCGACGCGTATCGACGCACCGGCCATCCAGGGCATGAGCCTGACGGTCCGCCCGGGTGAAACCCTGGCCTTGGTCGGGCCTTCCGGTGCAGGCAAGTCGACGTTGTTCGATTTGCTGTTGCGTTTCTACGATCCGCAGCAGGGCCGCCTACTCATCGACGGGGTCGATCTGCGCGAGGTGGATCCCCAGGATCTGCGTCGACATTTCGCCATCGTATCGCAGACCCCGGCGTTGTTCTTCGGCAGTGTGGAGGACAACATCCGCTACGGTCGCGCGGACGCTACCGCCGAGCAGGTCGAAGCGGCTGCGCGCATCGCCCATGCCCACGACTTCATCCTGCAGTTGCCCCAAGGCTACCAGACACCCCTCGGCGACGCCGGCATGGGGCTGTCGGGAGGCCAGCGACAGCGCCTGGCGATTGCCCGCGCCTTGCTGGTCGACGCGCCCATCCTGCTGCTCGACGAGGCTACCAGCGCCCTGGATGCGCAGAGCGAGCACCTCATCCAGCAAGCCATGCCCACCCTGATGCAGGGCCGCACGACGCTGGTGATCGCCCACCGTCTGGCCACGGTGCAGAATGCCGATCGCATAGCGGTGATTGACCAGGGATGTCTGGTGGCACTGGGTACCCACGCCGAGCTGGTGGCCAGCAATGCACTGTATGCGCGCCTGGCGCATCTGCAGTTTGGACGCTAG
- a CDS encoding pyrimidine/purine nucleoside phosphorylase translates to MFKVNEYFDGTVKSIAFADADGPATIGVMAPGEYEFGTAQSEIMHVVSGALKVKLPDASEWETFTAGSRFNVPANSKFQLVVDVETAYLCQYR, encoded by the coding sequence ATGTTCAAGGTCAACGAGTACTTCGACGGCACCGTCAAGTCCATTGCTTTTGCCGATGCCGACGGCCCAGCCACCATTGGTGTCATGGCGCCGGGCGAGTATGAGTTCGGTACGGCCCAGAGCGAGATCATGCACGTGGTCTCTGGCGCCTTGAAGGTCAAGCTGCCCGATGCCAGCGAGTGGGAAACCTTCACCGCCGGCAGTCGCTTCAACGTGCCCGCCAACAGCAAGTTTCAGCTGGTCGTGGACGTGGAAACCGCGTACCTCTGCCAATACCGCTGA
- a CDS encoding exonuclease domain-containing protein, giving the protein MPHWLVIDLEATTDDGGWPVTEMEIIEIGASLVNRDASEVDHFQRFVKPLRRPSLTPFCRALTHIGQADVDAAAGLTQVWKDFEQWLSPYRGQLQGWVSWGDYDRLQLLQDWQRHNLESVLARVPHINLKQRFAKARQLPRPLALTSALQLAGLQFSGQQHRALEDARNTARLLPMVLAP; this is encoded by the coding sequence ATGCCGCATTGGCTGGTCATCGACCTGGAGGCCACCACCGACGACGGAGGTTGGCCGGTCACTGAAATGGAAATCATCGAGATCGGCGCAAGCCTGGTCAACCGCGACGCAAGCGAGGTCGACCACTTCCAGCGTTTCGTCAAACCGCTGCGACGCCCCAGCCTGACGCCTTTTTGCCGAGCGCTGACCCACATCGGCCAAGCGGACGTGGATGCCGCGGCGGGCCTGACCCAGGTCTGGAAAGATTTCGAGCAATGGCTGTCGCCGTACCGGGGGCAACTGCAGGGATGGGTCAGCTGGGGCGATTACGACCGCCTGCAGCTGTTGCAGGACTGGCAACGGCACAACCTGGAGAGCGTGCTGGCACGAGTGCCTCACATCAACCTCAAGCAACGCTTCGCCAAGGCCCGTCAGCTGCCACGACCGCTTGCCTTGACCAGCGCACTGCAACTGGCCGGCCTGCAGTTCAGCGGCCAGCAGCACCGGGCGCTGGAAGATGCGCGCAATACCGCGCGCCTGCTGCCCATGGTGCTGGCGCCGTAA
- a CDS encoding substrate-binding periplasmic protein gives MLLAGLALWALGGQAAQEVRIGAAHFPPYVVHPEQGRNEGLLPMLIEQLNQAQTTWHFVMVPTSIARRYQDFERGRVDMAIFENPLWGWQRIKHRAVDLGLEDAEVFVALKEGNDQDVFADLTGKRMALFYGYHYAFADFDANPQYLLRRFNAVLTYSHESNLMMVVRKRADIAMVTRSFLADFVANNPDVGAQLLVSQRVDQIYRHYALVRPGAPITAEEFTTLMQQMHATGRLSPIFTPAKVAVLEQPVRRVAVHNPAVKP, from the coding sequence ATGTTGCTGGCTGGCCTGGCCCTGTGGGCACTGGGCGGCCAGGCAGCCCAGGAAGTGCGCATCGGCGCGGCCCATTTTCCGCCCTACGTCGTGCACCCTGAGCAGGGCCGCAACGAAGGCCTGCTGCCGATGCTGATCGAGCAGCTCAACCAGGCGCAGACCACCTGGCATTTCGTCATGGTGCCCACTTCGATCGCCCGGCGTTATCAGGACTTCGAGCGGGGCAGGGTCGACATGGCGATCTTCGAGAACCCGCTATGGGGGTGGCAGCGCATCAAGCATCGTGCCGTCGATCTGGGCCTCGAGGATGCCGAAGTGTTCGTGGCGCTCAAGGAAGGTAACGACCAGGACGTTTTTGCCGATCTCACGGGCAAGCGGATGGCGCTGTTCTATGGCTACCACTACGCCTTCGCGGATTTCGACGCCAATCCGCAATACCTGCTGCGCCGTTTCAATGCCGTGCTGACCTATTCGCACGAAAGCAACCTGATGATGGTGGTTCGCAAGCGGGCCGACATCGCGATGGTCACGCGCTCGTTCCTTGCCGATTTCGTGGCCAACAACCCGGACGTTGGCGCGCAGCTGCTGGTCTCGCAACGCGTGGACCAGATCTATCGGCACTACGCGCTGGTACGTCCCGGCGCGCCGATCACGGCCGAGGAGTTCACCACGCTGATGCAACAGATGCACGCCACGGGAAGACTGTCGCCCATCTTCACACCTGCCAAGGTGGCCGTACTGGAGCAGCCAGTGCGTCGGGTCGCCGTGCACAACCCTGCTGTCAAGCCCTGA
- a CDS encoding DUF6316 family protein: MFGKRAQDLVETTHFRAERFSTVNGFYFFSTRENTLEGPFATREEAERESRAYVSRVSGRKSYR; encoded by the coding sequence ATGTTTGGCAAGCGTGCCCAGGACCTCGTTGAAACCACGCACTTTCGTGCCGAACGCTTCAGCACGGTCAATGGCTTCTATTTCTTCAGCACGCGGGAAAACACCCTCGAAGGCCCGTTCGCGACCCGTGAAGAAGCCGAACGGGAAAGCCGGGCGTACGTCTCCCGCGTGTCCGGGCGCAAATCGTACCGTTAG
- a CDS encoding class II fumarate hydratase: protein MSRIETDSLGPVEVPEEAYWGAQTQRSLVNFAIGEERMPLPVSHALALVKKAAARVNDRNGDLPADIARLIEQAANEVLAGEHDDQFPLVVWQTGSGTQSNMNVNEVIAGRANELAGKGRGGKSPVHPNDHVNRSQSSNDCFPTAMHIAAVQAVQADLLPAIAVLAEGLAELAGRHMHLVKTGRTHMMDATPITFGQEVSAYVAQLDYAQKAIRSALPAVCELAQGGTAVGTGLNAPKGFGEAIAAELAALSGLPFVTAPNKFAALAGHEPLTSLSGSLKTLAVALMKLANDFRLLGSGPRAGIAEIKLPANEPGSSIMPGKVNPTQCEALSMLACQVMGNDVVIGIAASQGHLQLNVYKPVIIHNLLQSIKLLADGCRNFQEHCVAGLVPDAQQMGEHLERGLMLVTALNPHIGYDKAAEIAKKAYAEGLTLRESALSLGYLSEAEFDQWVRPEEML from the coding sequence ATGAGTCGTATCGAAACAGACAGCCTGGGACCGGTCGAAGTTCCTGAAGAGGCCTACTGGGGCGCCCAGACCCAACGCTCGCTGGTGAACTTCGCCATCGGCGAGGAGCGCATGCCACTGCCGGTTTCGCACGCCCTGGCTTTGGTCAAGAAGGCTGCCGCGCGGGTCAATGATCGCAATGGCGATTTGCCGGCCGACATCGCTCGTCTGATCGAGCAGGCCGCCAACGAAGTGCTCGCTGGCGAACACGATGATCAGTTCCCCCTGGTCGTGTGGCAGACCGGCAGCGGTACCCAGAGCAACATGAACGTCAACGAAGTGATTGCCGGACGCGCCAACGAGCTGGCCGGCAAGGGCCGCGGCGGCAAGTCGCCGGTGCATCCCAACGATCACGTCAACCGTTCGCAGAGCTCCAACGATTGCTTCCCTACCGCCATGCACATCGCCGCCGTACAAGCTGTACAAGCCGACTTGCTGCCGGCGATCGCTGTGCTCGCCGAGGGACTGGCTGAACTGGCCGGGCGGCACATGCACCTGGTCAAGACCGGTCGCACGCACATGATGGATGCCACGCCGATCACCTTCGGCCAGGAAGTCTCGGCCTACGTGGCGCAACTCGACTATGCGCAGAAGGCTATTCGCAGTGCCCTGCCCGCCGTGTGCGAGCTGGCCCAGGGCGGCACTGCGGTGGGGACCGGGCTCAATGCTCCGAAGGGCTTCGGCGAAGCGATCGCCGCCGAGCTGGCAGCGCTTTCCGGACTGCCGTTCGTCACCGCGCCGAACAAGTTCGCAGCGTTGGCCGGCCATGAACCCCTGACCAGCCTGTCGGGTTCTCTTAAGACACTGGCCGTGGCCTTGATGAAGCTGGCCAACGATTTCCGCCTGCTCGGTTCCGGTCCGCGTGCCGGCATTGCCGAAATCAAGCTGCCCGCCAACGAGCCGGGCAGTTCGATCATGCCGGGCAAGGTCAATCCGACCCAATGCGAAGCGCTGTCCATGCTGGCCTGTCAGGTGATGGGCAATGACGTGGTGATCGGTATCGCTGCCAGTCAGGGCCACCTGCAGTTGAACGTATACAAGCCGGTGATCATTCATAACCTGCTGCAGTCCATCAAGCTGCTCGCCGATGGCTGTCGCAACTTTCAGGAGCACTGCGTGGCTGGCCTGGTACCGGATGCGCAACAAATGGGTGAGCACCTGGAGCGCGGCCTGATGCTGGTGACAGCCCTCAACCCGCACATCGGCTACGATAAAGCCGCCGAGATCGCCAAGAAGGCCTACGCTGAGGGCTTGACCCTGCGCGAGTCTGCGCTGTCTCTGGGCTACTTGAGCGAAGCCGAGTTCGACCAGTGGGTACGACCCGAAGAAATGCTTTAA
- a CDS encoding DUF2059 domain-containing protein, translating to MTRFRAICTAAVLVCASGQVLADTASHNASADAFLMMAHADKLGTPVYMQVQQMFAQRFEQTKAPASKQATLETYQAKANAALDQAIGWPKLKPDMIKLYTTNFSEQELKDLVKFYQSPLGKKVLEKMPAVTQQSAQLTQQKLESAVPVVNKLLADMTKELDPQGAAKAAAGPAKPAKP from the coding sequence ATGACTCGTTTTCGCGCCATCTGCACCGCGGCTGTTCTCGTCTGCGCCAGTGGCCAGGTACTTGCCGACACTGCCAGCCATAACGCCAGCGCTGACGCCTTCCTGATGATGGCTCATGCGGACAAACTCGGGACGCCGGTGTACATGCAGGTGCAGCAAATGTTCGCTCAGCGTTTCGAGCAGACCAAGGCACCAGCCAGCAAGCAAGCCACTCTGGAAACCTATCAGGCCAAGGCCAACGCCGCCCTGGATCAGGCCATCGGCTGGCCGAAGCTCAAGCCCGACATGATCAAGCTGTACACTACCAATTTCTCCGAGCAGGAGCTCAAGGACCTGGTCAAGTTCTACCAGTCGCCGTTGGGCAAGAAAGTCCTGGAAAAAATGCCGGCCGTGACCCAGCAATCTGCGCAGCTCACCCAGCAGAAGCTGGAAAGCGCAGTTCCGGTGGTCAACAAGCTGTTGGCTGACATGACCAAGGAGCTCGACCCTCAAGGCGCGGCCAAGGCTGCCGCCGGTCCGGCCAAGCCTGCGAAGCCGTAA
- a CDS encoding BolA family protein — protein MSMKERIVSTLQMLQPEHLQVLDESHMHSRGTETHYKAVLVSERFAGLNSVKRHQLVYGTLGELMGEFHALALHTYTPQEWAQVGAAPASPTCAGGGH, from the coding sequence ATGTCGATGAAGGAACGCATCGTTTCCACGCTGCAGATGCTGCAACCCGAGCATTTGCAGGTGTTGGACGAAAGTCATATGCACAGTCGCGGTACCGAGACCCATTACAAGGCGGTGTTGGTCAGCGAGCGCTTCGCCGGCCTCAACAGCGTCAAGCGCCACCAGTTGGTGTATGGCACGCTCGGCGAGCTGATGGGTGAGTTCCATGCCCTCGCGCTGCACACCTACACGCCCCAGGAATGGGCTCAGGTCGGTGCTGCGCCAGCGTCGCCGACCTGCGCAGGCGGTGGGCACTGA